In Methanocella paludicola SANAE, the sequence GGCACACGTCCACGATACAGTCCACTCCGACGGCCTGCATGTTCCTGAGCTTCTCGTTGGTCATATCAAGGGCGAAATCCTTCTTGTACCCACGGACGCCTCCGCCTGCCCCGCAGCACATCATCTTGTTCTGGTACTCCATGCTCCTCGCCCCAAGCGCCTCGACCATCTCATCGAGGAACCTCGGCAACTCGGTGCCGAAGCTCGGAGCGTTCGGGAAGTTCCTCTCCCTGCCAGGCCTCAACAGGTGACAACCGTAGTGAATACCCACTTTGATACCGTTAAGCGGCTGCACCACGCTATCCCGGATCTTCTTGATCCCGACATCGTTATACAGCTGCTCGGCCACATGCCGCACCTCTATAGAGCCCTGGAACTTCATGTCAGCCAGCTTGAGGATACCGTTGACCTTCTCCTTCTCCGCAGGGTTCTGCTTCAACTTCTCGTTAACATCATACAACGACTTGTAACAGCCATTACACACAACTGTGCAATTCATGCCCATCTGCTCCGACAGGCAAATATTCCTCGCCGCCAAAGCCTCCCACGTCAGGAGGTCCATCGAACCGAACGCACCGGGAGCCGGACAGCACCCGGCACCCTTAAGGTCCACCAGCTCAACGCCAAGATTCTTCGACGTCTTGATAGTAGCAGCCTCAATGCCCGGATAACGGTTCGGAGCAATACAGCCCAGGAACAACGACGACTTAAACTTAGATTCGCTCATTACTTCGCCCCCGCATCGTACTTAGCCTTCAAAGCCATGAGTCCTGTTCCCTCCAGGATCTTCTGCACGCCGGGCATGTACTCCGGGTACGCGTGAGTCGTCGGCGGCACCTCGGACAGTCCCAGCTTGACCCTGAGCTTCTTGGTGGCGTCGTTGATCGGCACTGCGTGGCCGGTCTGGTAGATGAACGTGGCGTTCTGCAGGAAGTTCTTCGGCGCCATCAAATTCTTCGTGGCCATGTTCCTCAACGCCAGTATCACGTCAGTCGGCTTCACGTGCCTCGGGCACCTGTCAGTACAGGTGTAGCACGTCGAACAATACCAGATCTCATCGCTCTTCATCAGCTCATCCTTCAAGCCAAGAGCGGTCATCCTCATTATTTTACGGGTCCTGAGCGCAGTGCGCCTGCCCATGGGGCAGCCTGCGGTGCAGGTGCCGCACTGGTAGCATACGGAGATGTTCTCTCCTCCGCCCTTCTCCACCTCGTGGGTGAAGTTCACGAGACCCTTGTTTAAGTTCATAACCTGAGATTCCAATGATGACATTACTTACGCCCCCTGGATCTTAGGAGTCTTTTCTTCTAACAGCTTAGCCTCGATCTTGTTGAAGAGGTTGGTCTTCTCGCCGGTGACGTTCACCTTAGACCGCTTGAGCGTGATCGTGCCGTCCGCCGGGCATGCCGTAACGCATGCTCCGCAGTACATGCAGAAGTCCTTGTTGTAGCTCAGCTTGCCGGGCTTCTGGCCCGCCTCTTCGACCAGCGGCAGATACAGGGCGTTGCACGGGCAGATCTCGACGCACGTGGAACAGCCGGCCGGGCACTTATCAGTGTTGATGGTCAGCTCGCCCTCGAATAATTTCTCGACCTTCGCCGCTTCCTGGGGGCAGATGACCTGGCACCAGGAACACGTTGTGCACTTCTCCAGGTCGATGTCGACCTTGCCCTTAAGCTTCGGCTCCTCAAGGATCTTACGCTCGATCTGAAGCGCGTCCTCGGGGCAGATCTCCACACAGACCTTGCACGCGTCGCACTTCTTCTCGTCGAAGTTCAGCTTGCCGATCTTCTTCACGGTGAGGGGGGTCGGCTCCTTGTAATCGATCTTGAACGCATCGCACGCCTCGGCGCAAATGCCGCAGAGCGTGCACTTGTCCTCGTCGAGCTTGTAATCGATCGAGTATTTCATGGTTGAGGATGCCTTATGGCCCTGGTCCACGTCGGCCACTTCTCGCTTGATGGCGTCCCTGGGGCAGACTTCCTCGCAAAGCACGCAGTGAGTGCACTTCTCGGGGTCGATCTTCGCCTTCTTCTCCAGGACGGGGAAGCCCTGCTGCTCGATGATGGGCAGCTTCGGCTGGCCGTCCACGGTCAGCTTGATCGCGTCAAACGGGCACATGATGTTACAAACGCCACAGAATGAGCATTTTTTCTCGTCCACATCAATTTTTGCCACTTTAGCTTTGCCTCTACCTGACGCACCGACGGCCCCGCGAGTTATTGCCTCTTCGGGACACGCGTCGATGCACACTCCACAACCAGTACACTTGTCGAGCTCGACCGTTAAGTTGGACTTGGTCAATAATAATTTCTGCTCGACGTCCAGTCTATTGTTGTCTAATCTTTTCGCATAACCGGGAAACAAATCCCTTCCTCCTATACGCTCGACTCCGTTGTTAGCGTGATCGCTCTCTGAGGACATACCATTAAGCAAATGCCGCAACCATTGCAGACGTCCTCATCGATCACTACAGCCTTTCCGTTCAGCACGTTGTACGTCTTCTTCTTAGTCACCGGGTTGATCACGGTGAGCTCCAACGCGTTGACCGGACAGGCGACAACGCAATTATTGCAACCAGTGCAGATCCTGCCCTGGATGTCTAACGCTATTGCCGTCACTTTTCGCACCAGCCATAGATATTAATGAAAAACGTTATATAGATAATATATTTAAAGTTTGCCGTACACGTAGCGCTCTAAATACGAGAAATGGCATACATGTAACTTATTTACAATTTTATGCCATTTATTAAAATACTTTCTGGTCGAATATATCAATAAAAGTAGCCATTTAAAATATAGAAAATTTATTTGGAAACGACGTGCCTAATAAATTACTACTAAAAATGAATGTATAATACTGTATTTTTCGTTATTCCGTGCACTGGACCACGCGCTCGCTGACAATGTTGCCGTCCTTGAGCTCGTAGATGTACTTGCGCCGGGTGTTCATGCAGTAAACGGATGTCTCGATCGTGCCCTTTTTCTTGTCTGTGGTATGGGTGCTGTGGTCTTTCATATGGTCACCTGTGTT encodes:
- the hdrC gene encoding CoB--CoM heterodisulfide reductase subunit C, with the protein product MSSLESQVMNLNKGLVNFTHEVEKGGGENISVCYQCGTCTAGCPMGRRTALRTRKIMRMTALGLKDELMKSDEIWYCSTCYTCTDRCPRHVKPTDVILALRNMATKNLMAPKNFLQNATFIYQTGHAVPINDATKKLRVKLGLSEVPPTTHAYPEYMPGVQKILEGTGLMALKAKYDAGAK
- a CDS encoding 4Fe-4S binding protein, producing MRKVTAIALDIQGRICTGCNNCVVACPVNALELTVINPVTKKKTYNVLNGKAVVIDEDVCNGCGICLMVCPQRAITLTTESSV
- the hdrB gene encoding CoB--CoM heterodisulfide reductase subunit B, producing MSESKFKSSLFLGCIAPNRYPGIEAATIKTSKNLGVELVDLKGAGCCPAPGAFGSMDLLTWEALAARNICLSEQMGMNCTVVCNGCYKSLYDVNEKLKQNPAEKEKVNGILKLADMKFQGSIEVRHVAEQLYNDVGIKKIRDSVVQPLNGIKVGIHYGCHLLRPGRERNFPNAPSFGTELPRFLDEMVEALGARSMEYQNKMMCCGAGGGVRGYKKDFALDMTNEKLRNMQAVGVDCIVDVCPFCHLQFDLGQVEIKEKFGDVYNIPVLHYGQLLGLAQGLSPDELGLEAHQIKVDSLLDKIV
- a CDS encoding 4Fe-4S binding protein codes for the protein MFPGYAKRLDNNRLDVEQKLLLTKSNLTVELDKCTGCGVCIDACPEEAITRGAVGASGRGKAKVAKIDVDEKKCSFCGVCNIMCPFDAIKLTVDGQPKLPIIEQQGFPVLEKKAKIDPEKCTHCVLCEEVCPRDAIKREVADVDQGHKASSTMKYSIDYKLDEDKCTLCGICAEACDAFKIDYKEPTPLTVKKIGKLNFDEKKCDACKVCVEICPEDALQIERKILEEPKLKGKVDIDLEKCTTCSWCQVICPQEAAKVEKLFEGELTINTDKCPAGCSTCVEICPCNALYLPLVEEAGQKPGKLSYNKDFCMYCGACVTACPADGTITLKRSKVNVTGEKTNLFNKIEAKLLEEKTPKIQGA